In Flavobacterium sp. 83, the genomic window TTTGTGAAAAATGGAATGTTTGAAGGAGAGCCAGAACGTGATTTTTTCGGTAATTTTTCAGTTCCATTTAAAACTATCGGAAAATTAATTGTTCCGGATAACGCTGAAATAAAAGAAAATAATAGAGCAAGAAGTGCCAAATTAAGAATAGCTGAAAAGATATAATTAGTTATGAAAAACGGAGTTTACAGCTTATTAAAAGCTAGATTTCTTATAGATGATGATGCTGTTAAAAACTGGCGATTCATTGTTTTTGTAATTATTTTGGCAATTGTTATGATTGCTAATACGCAACGATTTGAGCAAAAAGTATTTAAGATTGCCGATTTGACAAATCAGGTTAAAGAATTACGTTCAGAATTTGTTGACAGACGTTCAGAATTAATGAAATTGAAAATGGAATCGACTGTTTCTGAAAAAATGGTAGAAAAACAAATTTTCCCGTCAACAGTTCCTCCAGTTAAAATCAAAGTTAAAAAAGAAGAAGAGAAAAGCTTTTTCAAAAAAATATGGCAATAGAAGATAAATACATATCGTACAGAATTTATCTGGTTGCATTCGCCATCTTTTTGATGGCCATTGCGATTGCTGTAAAATTGACAAATATTCAATGGGTCGAGGGAGATTATTATAGAAAATTAGCCAAAGAAAGAACCGTTAGAAATTTTGTGATTCCTGCTAATAAAGGGAATATTTACTCGGCTGATGGAAGTCTTTTAGCAACTTCTATTCCTAATTATGAAATTCGATTTGATGCCGTGGCTCCAAAACCGGAAGCATTCGATAAAAATGTTAAGTCATTGTCAGATTCATTGGCTTTAGTTTTAGGAAAGTCATCGGATTTTTTTCAAAATGAATTAAGAAAAGCCAGAGCGAACAAAAACAGGTATTATTTAGTTGCCCGTAATTTAAGTTATACACAGTATTTTAAAATAAAAGGGTTTCCATTATTTAATTTGGGTGCTTACAAAGGTGGAATTATAATCGAACAAGAAACCGTAAGGGAGCATCCAATAGGGAAAATTGCCGAACGAACTGTTGGTTATGAGAGAACTTCTCATGGTGCATCACTTGATGGAAAAGGAATTGAATGGGCTTTTAGAAAATATCTTAATGGGAAAGACGGGAAAATTTTAAAGCAAAAAATCGCAAAAGGACAATGGAAGCCAATACGCGATATCAATGAAGTTGATCCACAAGATGGATATGATGTGATATCAACAATAGATGTTTATATTCAGGATATAGCGCATCATGCTTTGTTAAAACAATTAGAATTATATCAAGCAGATCATGGTTGTGTTGTGGTTATGGAAACAAGTACAGGTCATGTGAAAGCAATTTCAAATTTGGGAAGAGCTACTGACGGAACGTATTTCGAAACAACTAATTATGCTGTAGCCGAATCTCATGAGCCGGGTTCTACCTATAAATTAGCCGATTTAATGGCGCTTCTTGAAGACAAAAAGGTAGATACTAGTGCCGTTTATGACAGTAATGGCGGAGTCGTTATTTACTCTGGAAGAAAAGTGAGAGATTCACATGAAGGCGGTTACGGAAAAATTTCTTTAGCAAGAGGTTTTGAATTTTCGTCGAATACGGTCATGGTTCAAGCCGTTTACAATAGTTATAAAAATGAGCCTTCAAAATTTGTAAGTCACCTTAATAATTTTGGTTTAAATAGACCTCTTGGACTTTCTATTAAAGGAGAAGGCCGTCCTTATGTTCCGCAGCCAAGTGATAAAAATTGGTCAAATATTTCGCTTCCTTGGATGGCTTTTGGATATGGAGTTTCTATTACGCCAATGCAAACGTTAGCCTTTTATAATGCTGTAGCTAATAATGGGGTAATGGTTAAGCCGCAGTTTGTTTCTGAAATCAAGGAATGGAATAAAACAATTAAAAAATACGATAAAGAAGTTTTGAATCCTAAAATATGTTCGCAAGAAACTATTTTGAAATTGAAAGCAATCTTACTGAATGTGGTTAAAAAAGGGACAGGTTCCAAGCTTTATTCTAAAGATTTTTCTATGGCAGGAAAAACGGGAACTGCTCAAGTGAATTACGCAAAAGATGGTGGTTCAGGTAAATATTATGCTTCTTCATTTGTGGGTTATTTTCCAGCGGATCATCCTAAATATTCTTGTATAGTTGTGGTGCATAAGCCAAGCACTGCGTTAAATAATTATTACGGCGCTGATGTGGCTGGTCCAGTTTTTAAACGTATTGCGCAAAAGATTTTTACTGATGCACCTTCTACTAATGAGATTAAAAATTTAGACAGAAAAATACAAAAACAAGAGCGTAATTACGAATCGTATTATGTCAAGTCACAAAAGAAAGAGCAGTTGATTCCTAATGTAAAAGGAATGTCAGGAATGGATGCTGTAGCCTTATTGGAAAATTTGGGAATAAAAGTAAAAGCAATTGGAGTAGGAAAAGTAAAAAAACAATCGCTCCAGGCGGGACAAAACATAGTTAAAAACACAACAATTTTATTAGAATTATCGTGAAAATCTTAAAAGACATATTGTATAAAGTAGCTATCGAAGCCATAAAAGGTTCGACAGATATTGGTATAAACAAAATGGATTTCGATTCTAGAAAAATCGAAGCAAATGATGTTTTTATTGCTATCCGTGGCTCCATTTCTGATGGTCATGATTTTATTGAAAAAGCAATACAACAAGGAGCTGTAGCGGTGATATGCGATGCATTTCCTGAAAATATTACAAAAGGAATTACCTATGTTCAGGTAAAAGACACGAATTCAGCTTTAGCATTTATGGCTGCAAATTATTTTGGAGATCCTTCTCAAACTTTGAAGTTGGTGGGAATTACGGGGACCAACGGTAAAACTACAATAGCTTCTTTGTTATATCAATTATTTAATAAAGCAGGTTTTAAAGTAGGATTACTTTCAACGGTAAAAATTTTGGTAGACGAAGTAGAATATAAAGCGACACACACAACGCCAGATTCAATTACAATAAATCATTATCTTAAAGAAATGGTGGAGAACGGTGTTGAATATTGTTTTATGGAAGTGAGTTCTCATGGAATTCATCAAAAAAGAACGGAAGCATTACATTTTGTTGGTGGTGTTTTTACCAATTTGTCTCACGACCATTTGGATTACCATCCAACATTTGCAGAGTACAGGGATGTTAAAAAATCGTTTTTCGATAATTTACCTAAAACAGCATTTGCATTGTCCAATATTGACGATAAAAATGGGCAAGTGATGCTGCAAAATACAGCAGCCAAAAAACTGACATATGCCTTAAAAACCTATGCTGATTATAAGGCTCAAATCCTGGAAAATCAATTGTCAGGTTTGTTGTTGAAAATAAATGACAATGAAGTTTGGGTAAAATTGATAGGAACATTTAATGCGTATAATTTATTGGCAATTTATGGAACTGCAGTTGAATTAGGGATGGAAAGTTTGGAAGTGCTTCGATTGTTATCTGATTTAGAAAGTGTTTCAGGACGTTTTCAATTTATTGTTTCCGCTTCAAATATTACAGCGATTGTGGATTATGCGCATACGCCGGATGCTTTAGAAAATGTGCTAAAAACAATCAATGATATTCGTACTAAAAACGAACAATTGATAACTGTAGTAGGTTGTGGTGGTAATAGAGATAAGGCAAAACGCCCAATTATGGCTGGAATTGCATCGGAGTGGAGTGATAAAGCAATTTTTACTTCAGACAATCCAAGAAATGAAGATCCAGAAGTTATTATTACAGAAATGGAGCAAGGAGTGGCACCTCAAAATTATAAAAAAACATTGACTATAACTGATAGAAAGCAGGCTATAAAAACTGCTTGTCAATTAGCTAAACCCAATGATATTATTTTAATTGCTGGAAAAGGACATGAGACCTACCAGGAAATAAATGGGGTTCGTTATGATTTTGACGACATGAACATAGTTAAAGAAATATTAGAACAACTGGGAAAATAAAAGTTTAACCGGTTAACTGTTTATTTGTTTAAGTGAATATCCAAATAACCAATTAATCGATTAACCGAATAACCAAAAAAAGATTCACCAAATAAACAAAGATATATGCTATACTATTTATTTGAATATTTAGACAAAACATTAGACGTTCCTGGAACAGGCGTTTTTCAGTACATAACTTTTAGATCCGCGTTGGCATTTATGCTTTCGTTGCTGTTATCTACAATTTATGGTAAAAGAGTAATCCGTTTTTTACAACGACAACAAGTAGGAGAAACGGTTCGTGAACTTGGTTTAGCAGGTCAAAATGAAAAAGCAGGAACTCCTACAATGGGAGGTTTAATTATCATATTTGCCACTTTGATTCCAGTTTTTCTTTTTTCAAAACTGCATAATATTTATATTGTTTTATTGATTGTTACCACACTTTGGATGGGAACTATCGGATTTATAGATGATTATATCAAGATTTTCAAAAAAGATAAAGAAGGTTTAAAAGGAATTTTTAAAGTTGTTGGACAAGTAGGTCTGGGTTTAATAGTTGGGACTGTTCTTTATTTTAGTCCGGCAGTGACAGTACGTACGGATACAGCAAAGTCTGATATTTTTAGAGTAGCAACAGAAACGGTTATTACGCCTGCTCCAATTGAAGAAAAATCTACGGCAACTACGATTCCTTTCTTTAAAAATAACGAATTTGATTATGCTGAATTATTAGCTTGGACGGGAGAAGGATATGAAAAATGGGCATGGTTAATATTTATTCCAGTTGTTATTTTTATTATTACTGCAGTTTCTAATGGTGCTAATTTAACAGATGGTATTGATGGATTGGCTGCAGGAACTTCCGCTATTTCAGTCCTCGCATTAGGAATATTTACGTTCGTTTCTGGAAATATTATTTTCTCTAATTACTTGAATATAATGTACATCCCTAATTCGGGTGAAATGACTGTTTTTATTGCAGCTTTTGTGGGATCATTGATTGGGTTTCTTTGGTATAATTCCTACCCGGCATCGGTTTTTATGGGAGATACAGGAAGTTTGACTATTGGGGGAATTATTGCAGTTCTGGCAATTGCTGTTCGAAAAGAAATGTTGATTCCATTATTATGCGGAATTTTTCTTGTCGAAAATCTATCAGTTGTTTTGCAAGTAAGTTATTTTAAATATACCAAAAAACGTTTTGGCGAAGGCCGAAGAATATTCCTGATGTCGCCTTTGCATCATCATTATCAGAAGAAAGGTTATCATGAAAGTAAGATAGTAACCCGTTTTTGGATTGTTGCTATAATGCTGGCTATATTATCAATTGTTACTTTAAAATTAAGATAATTATGAGGCTAGTAATTTTAGGTGGAGGAGAAAGCGGAGTTGGTACCGCTATTCTGGGTAAGAAAAAAGGATATGATGTTTTTGTTTCTGATTTTGGAAAGATAAAAGGAAATTATAAAGAAGTTCTTATCATTAATGAAATTGCATGGGAAGAACAGAAACACACGGAAGATTTGATTCTGAATGCTGATGTGGTGATGAAAAGCCCAGGAATTCCAGATAAATCCCCAATTGTAAAAAAACTTCTGGCGAAAGGAATTCCTGTATTATCAGAAATTGAATTTGCGGCTCCTTTTACAGAAGCTACTATAATTGGAATCACCGGAAGCAATGGCAAGACTACAACTACGATGTTAACTCATCATCTGTTGAAATCAGCAGGATTAAATGTAGGATTAGGAGGGAATATTGGAAAGAGTTTCGCCTGGCAGGTAGCAGATAATAAATATGATTCTTATGTGTTGGAGTTAAGTAGTTTTCAATTGGATGGAATTACAAATTTTAAACCGCAAATTGCTATTATTACGAATATTAGTCCAGATCATTTAGATCGATATGATTATAAATATGAAAATTACATTGATTCAAAATTCAGGATTACTATGAATCAAACCGAGGAAGATTACCTCATTTATGATGCTGACGATGAAGCCATTGCAGAATGGTTTAAAACACACACAACAAAAGCTAAATTAATTCCTTTTTCATTGACAAAAACTTTCAGCGAAGGAGCTTATATAAAAAACAATAAAATGGAAATTTCAATTAATCAAGAAGAATTTACGATGGATACAGAGCATATTGCCTTAGAAGGAAAACATAACATGAAAAACGCAATGGCAGCAACCTCTGTGGCAAAATTGATGCAAATAAGAAAATCTACTATTCGTGAAAGTTTGTCTAATTTTCAGGGAGTAGAACATCGTCTTGAAAAAGTATTGAAAATTCAGAACGTTCAATATATTAATGATTCAAAAGCGACTAATGTAAACGCTACTTTTTTTGCTTTAGATAGCATGAATACGCCTACGGTTTGGATTGTGGGAGGTGTAGATAAAGGAAATGATTACAATGAATTGATGTCGTTAGTTCGTGAAAAAGTGAAGGCTATTATCTGCCTTGGTGTTGATAATAAAAAAATAATTGATGTTTTTGGGAGTGTAGTTGATATGATGATTGAAGTAGATAATATGAATGATGCAGTGAGAATGGCGCAACGATTAGCAGAAAAAGGAGATACAGTATTGCTATCGCCTGCTTGTGCGAGTTTCGATTTATTCGAAAACTATGAAGACAGAGGAAATCAGTTTAAGCAAGCCGTTAAGAATTTATAAAAAAAAGTTTTATTTATTTTGATTTTGAGACTCCCCAATCTCAAGCATCAAAATAAATAAAACTTTAAACAAATAGTAAAATGAAACAACTAATAAACAATTTAAAAGGAGATAAAGGAATTTGGTCATTTGTGGCCTTATTAGCCTTGTTTTCATTTATGCCTGTTTTTAGTGCGAGTAGTAACTTGGCTTATATTGGTCATGGAACAGGAAATACATTAGGTTATCTGGTAAAGCATTTAGCACATATTGCCTGTGGTTTTACGATTATTTATTACGTTCATAAAATTCCCTATCATTATTTTCGTTCTATTTCTAAATGGTTATTGCCTGTAGTATGGGTAGTTTTAGCCATTACAATGATAAAAGGAACGGTGATTGGCGGGGCCAATGCTAGTAGATGGCTTCAAATTCCGTTTGTAGGGATTTCGTTTCAGCCTTCGGCTTTTGCTGCTTTGGTTCTGTTTATTTTTGTGGCGCGCTATTTGTCAAAAACAAGAGAGAAAGCTATTGATTTTGTAGAATCATTAAAAGAGCTTTGGTTGCCGGTTTTTATAACGCTGATGTTTATTTTGCCAGCTAATTTCTCTACAACTGCTCTTATTTTTTCTATGATTATAATGCTTGCCTTTATTGGTAAATATCCTTTAAAATATATAGGAATTATTATAGGTACTGGAGTACTATTTTTAGCTTTTTTTATTTTGCTTTCAAAGGCTTTTCCTGAAGCAAAATTTTTTAACCGAGTGAAAACTTGGGAAAGCCGTATCGAAAACTTCTCAACGGATAAACCCGATGAAGATGATTATCAAATAGAAAAAGCTAAAATTGCTATTGCTTCGGGACAATTATATGGATTAGGTCCTGGTAAAAGTGTTCAAAAGAATTTCTTACCACAATCGTCTTCCGATTTTATTTACGCCATTATTGTTGAGGAATACGGACTTTTAGGAGGTTTGGGAGTTCTTGCGTTGTATTTATTATTGTTGTTTCGATTTGTAATTGCTTCACATAAAGCCAATACATTGTTTGGAAAATTAGTGGTGATTGGATTAGGTTTTCCCATGATATTTCAGGCGATGATTAATATGGCAGTTGCTGTAGAATTATTACCGGTGACCGGACAAACATTGCCATTGATAAGTAGCGGTGGAAGTTCCATCTGGATGACTTGTTTTGCACTTGGGATTATCATTAGTGTAACTAAAAAGGAGGAAGAGATCGCTCAGGAATTAAAAGACGCGGCTAAAAGAGAAGAAGCACTTCAGAAACTAATCGATAGAGAATTAGAAGAGGAAGTTGTGACAGAAGGAGATTATTCTATTGAGGATAAAGCTACGAATCCAATGAATGCAGTTTTAAATAAGTAATTCGGTTTTCAGAGAAAAAGTAAAGTATAAAAACTTAGGAACTCAGTAACTTTAATAAAAATGAAACAGTATAAATTCATATTAAGCGGTGGCGGAACAGGCGGACATATTTATCCGGCAATTGCAATTGCCAATGAATTAAAATCTCGTTTTCCTAATGCAGAAATTCTTTTTGTAGGTGCCAATAATAAAATGGAAATGCAAAAAGTGCCTCAAGCAGGATACAAAATCAAAGGACTTTGGATTGCAGGATTACAAAGAAGACTAACAATCGATAATGCTCTTTTTCCAATTAAATTGCTTTCAAGTTTATTAAAATCCAGAACTATAATAAAACAGTTCAAACCGGATGTTGTTATTGGAACTGGAGGTTTTGCGAGCGGACCTTTATTGCAGGTAGCGGGAATTGCGGGTATTCCAACAGTAATTCAAGAGCAAAATTCCTATCCTGGAATCACCAATAAATTATTGAGTAAAAAAGCAAGCAAAATTTGTGTTGCTTACGAAAATCTAGAGCGATTTTTTCCAAAAGAAAAAATGATTTTGACTGGAAATCCTGTGCGTCAGGATTTAATTGATATCGAAAGTAAAAGAAAAGAAGCTATTCAGTATTTTAATTTAGATTCCAAAAAGAAAACATTATTAATTCTTGGAGGAAGTCTGGGAGCAAGAAGAGTCAACCAATTAATCGAGAAAGAATTAGGAAATATTCTTTCTCAAAATGTCCAGGTTATTTGGCAATGCGGAAAATTATATTTAGAAGATTATAAAAAATACAACAAAGAAAATGTTCAGGTTGTCGCTTTTATTGAAAGAATGGATTTAGTTTATGCTGCGGCTGATATTATTATTTCTCGAGCAGGAGCGTCGTCAGTTTCAGAATTATGTATTGTTGGGAAACCAGTAATTTTTATTCCATCTCCTAATGTTGCCGAAGACCATCAAACTAAAAATGCACAAGCGATTGTAAATAAAAAAGGAG contains:
- the murG gene encoding undecaprenyldiphospho-muramoylpentapeptide beta-N-acetylglucosaminyltransferase, which gives rise to MKQYKFILSGGGTGGHIYPAIAIANELKSRFPNAEILFVGANNKMEMQKVPQAGYKIKGLWIAGLQRRLTIDNALFPIKLLSSLLKSRTIIKQFKPDVVIGTGGFASGPLLQVAGIAGIPTVIQEQNSYPGITNKLLSKKASKICVAYENLERFFPKEKMILTGNPVRQDLIDIESKRKEAIQYFNLDSKKKTLLILGGSLGARRVNQLIEKELGNILSQNVQVIWQCGKLYLEDYKKYNKENVQVVAFIERMDLVYAAADIIISRAGASSVSELCIVGKPVIFIPSPNVAEDHQTKNAQAIVNKKGALMLKESELDSQFGLVFEALLKDQGKQNQLSENVKQLAMPEATKQIVDEIVKLIK
- the mraY gene encoding phospho-N-acetylmuramoyl-pentapeptide-transferase, which codes for MLYYLFEYLDKTLDVPGTGVFQYITFRSALAFMLSLLLSTIYGKRVIRFLQRQQVGETVRELGLAGQNEKAGTPTMGGLIIIFATLIPVFLFSKLHNIYIVLLIVTTLWMGTIGFIDDYIKIFKKDKEGLKGIFKVVGQVGLGLIVGTVLYFSPAVTVRTDTAKSDIFRVATETVITPAPIEEKSTATTIPFFKNNEFDYAELLAWTGEGYEKWAWLIFIPVVIFIITAVSNGANLTDGIDGLAAGTSAISVLALGIFTFVSGNIIFSNYLNIMYIPNSGEMTVFIAAFVGSLIGFLWYNSYPASVFMGDTGSLTIGGIIAVLAIAVRKEMLIPLLCGIFLVENLSVVLQVSYFKYTKKRFGEGRRIFLMSPLHHHYQKKGYHESKIVTRFWIVAIMLAILSIVTLKLR
- a CDS encoding FtsL-like putative cell division protein; amino-acid sequence: MKNGVYSLLKARFLIDDDAVKNWRFIVFVIILAIVMIANTQRFEQKVFKIADLTNQVKELRSEFVDRRSELMKLKMESTVSEKMVEKQIFPSTVPPVKIKVKKEEEKSFFKKIWQ
- a CDS encoding UDP-N-acetylmuramoyl-L-alanyl-D-glutamate--2,6-diaminopimelate ligase, which produces MKILKDILYKVAIEAIKGSTDIGINKMDFDSRKIEANDVFIAIRGSISDGHDFIEKAIQQGAVAVICDAFPENITKGITYVQVKDTNSALAFMAANYFGDPSQTLKLVGITGTNGKTTIASLLYQLFNKAGFKVGLLSTVKILVDEVEYKATHTTPDSITINHYLKEMVENGVEYCFMEVSSHGIHQKRTEALHFVGGVFTNLSHDHLDYHPTFAEYRDVKKSFFDNLPKTAFALSNIDDKNGQVMLQNTAAKKLTYALKTYADYKAQILENQLSGLLLKINDNEVWVKLIGTFNAYNLLAIYGTAVELGMESLEVLRLLSDLESVSGRFQFIVSASNITAIVDYAHTPDALENVLKTINDIRTKNEQLITVVGCGGNRDKAKRPIMAGIASEWSDKAIFTSDNPRNEDPEVIITEMEQGVAPQNYKKTLTITDRKQAIKTACQLAKPNDIILIAGKGHETYQEINGVRYDFDDMNIVKEILEQLGK
- the murD gene encoding UDP-N-acetylmuramoyl-L-alanine--D-glutamate ligase translates to MRLVILGGGESGVGTAILGKKKGYDVFVSDFGKIKGNYKEVLIINEIAWEEQKHTEDLILNADVVMKSPGIPDKSPIVKKLLAKGIPVLSEIEFAAPFTEATIIGITGSNGKTTTTMLTHHLLKSAGLNVGLGGNIGKSFAWQVADNKYDSYVLELSSFQLDGITNFKPQIAIITNISPDHLDRYDYKYENYIDSKFRITMNQTEEDYLIYDADDEAIAEWFKTHTTKAKLIPFSLTKTFSEGAYIKNNKMEISINQEEFTMDTEHIALEGKHNMKNAMAATSVAKLMQIRKSTIRESLSNFQGVEHRLEKVLKIQNVQYINDSKATNVNATFFALDSMNTPTVWIVGGVDKGNDYNELMSLVREKVKAIICLGVDNKKIIDVFGSVVDMMIEVDNMNDAVRMAQRLAEKGDTVLLSPACASFDLFENYEDRGNQFKQAVKNL
- a CDS encoding penicillin-binding protein; its protein translation is MAIEDKYISYRIYLVAFAIFLMAIAIAVKLTNIQWVEGDYYRKLAKERTVRNFVIPANKGNIYSADGSLLATSIPNYEIRFDAVAPKPEAFDKNVKSLSDSLALVLGKSSDFFQNELRKARANKNRYYLVARNLSYTQYFKIKGFPLFNLGAYKGGIIIEQETVREHPIGKIAERTVGYERTSHGASLDGKGIEWAFRKYLNGKDGKILKQKIAKGQWKPIRDINEVDPQDGYDVISTIDVYIQDIAHHALLKQLELYQADHGCVVVMETSTGHVKAISNLGRATDGTYFETTNYAVAESHEPGSTYKLADLMALLEDKKVDTSAVYDSNGGVVIYSGRKVRDSHEGGYGKISLARGFEFSSNTVMVQAVYNSYKNEPSKFVSHLNNFGLNRPLGLSIKGEGRPYVPQPSDKNWSNISLPWMAFGYGVSITPMQTLAFYNAVANNGVMVKPQFVSEIKEWNKTIKKYDKEVLNPKICSQETILKLKAILLNVVKKGTGSKLYSKDFSMAGKTGTAQVNYAKDGGSGKYYASSFVGYFPADHPKYSCIVVVHKPSTALNNYYGADVAGPVFKRIAQKIFTDAPSTNEIKNLDRKIQKQERNYESYYVKSQKKEQLIPNVKGMSGMDAVALLENLGIKVKAIGVGKVKKQSLQAGQNIVKNTTILLELS
- a CDS encoding FtsW/RodA/SpoVE family cell cycle protein, whose translation is MKQLINNLKGDKGIWSFVALLALFSFMPVFSASSNLAYIGHGTGNTLGYLVKHLAHIACGFTIIYYVHKIPYHYFRSISKWLLPVVWVVLAITMIKGTVIGGANASRWLQIPFVGISFQPSAFAALVLFIFVARYLSKTREKAIDFVESLKELWLPVFITLMFILPANFSTTALIFSMIIMLAFIGKYPLKYIGIIIGTGVLFLAFFILLSKAFPEAKFFNRVKTWESRIENFSTDKPDEDDYQIEKAKIAIASGQLYGLGPGKSVQKNFLPQSSSDFIYAIIVEEYGLLGGLGVLALYLLLLFRFVIASHKANTLFGKLVVIGLGFPMIFQAMINMAVAVELLPVTGQTLPLISSGGSSIWMTCFALGIIISVTKKEEEIAQELKDAAKREEALQKLIDRELEEEVVTEGDYSIEDKATNPMNAVLNK